The Pseudolabrys sp. FHR47 genome contains a region encoding:
- a CDS encoding tripartite tricarboxylate transporter permease, translating to MADLFNNLYVGFAAIMSVQNVFLCFVGCLLGTLIGVLPGIGPLATIAILMPLTYNAEPIGSLIMLAGIYYGSQYGGSTTAILVNMPGETSSLVTTFDGHAMAKQGRAGKALGIAAIGSFIAGTFATFVIAGTAIPLSKLALSFTAGNYFALMVLGLALAIVLAGGSVVKAVCTLIIGIVMALIGADQITAEPRLTFGLQILYDGFDIAIVSMGLFGIAEILRNLEFPEQKPFVGAVTGGLLPDREDIKQSAGAIARGSVLGSIIGIIPGNGATLSSFVSYALEKALSKRPERFGKGAIEGVAGPESANNAAAQTTFIPLLTLGLPSTAVMALVGGAMTLHGVVPGPQVITKHPDLFWGVVSSMWVGNLMLVVINLPLIGIWVKFLKVPYHLLFPTIVLFCCIGIYSVNSRPSDVLEVAAFGALGYLFYKLRFELAPLLLGLVLGSMLEDNLRRGLILSNGNVWTFLSEPLTLALLTAAFLALGSALVPSFSKGRELLVDED from the coding sequence GTGGCTGATCTGTTCAACAATCTCTATGTCGGCTTCGCGGCCATCATGTCGGTGCAGAACGTCTTTCTGTGCTTCGTCGGCTGTCTACTCGGCACGCTGATCGGCGTTCTCCCCGGCATCGGCCCGCTGGCGACCATCGCCATCCTGATGCCACTGACCTACAATGCCGAGCCGATCGGTTCGCTGATCATGCTCGCCGGCATCTATTACGGCTCGCAATATGGCGGCTCGACGACGGCGATCCTCGTCAACATGCCGGGCGAAACTTCGTCGCTGGTGACGACCTTCGACGGTCATGCCATGGCGAAGCAAGGCCGGGCCGGCAAGGCGCTGGGCATCGCCGCCATCGGCTCCTTCATCGCCGGCACCTTTGCCACCTTCGTCATTGCCGGCACCGCGATCCCGCTGTCGAAGCTGGCGCTGAGCTTCACGGCCGGCAACTATTTCGCGCTGATGGTGCTGGGCCTTGCCCTCGCCATCGTTCTGGCCGGCGGTTCGGTGGTCAAGGCTGTCTGTACGCTGATCATCGGCATCGTCATGGCGCTGATCGGTGCCGACCAGATCACAGCGGAGCCGCGTCTCACCTTCGGCCTGCAGATCCTTTACGACGGCTTCGACATCGCCATCGTGTCGATGGGACTGTTCGGCATTGCCGAGATCCTGCGCAATCTCGAATTTCCGGAACAGAAGCCGTTCGTCGGCGCAGTGACCGGCGGCTTGCTGCCTGACCGTGAGGATATCAAGCAGTCCGCCGGCGCCATCGCGCGCGGTTCGGTGCTCGGCTCCATCATCGGCATCATTCCCGGCAATGGCGCAACCTTGTCGTCTTTCGTGTCCTATGCGTTGGAGAAGGCGCTCTCCAAGCGGCCGGAACGCTTCGGCAAAGGCGCCATAGAGGGCGTCGCCGGGCCAGAGTCGGCCAACAACGCTGCCGCGCAGACAACGTTCATTCCGTTGCTGACACTCGGCCTGCCGTCAACAGCGGTGATGGCGCTGGTCGGCGGCGCCATGACATTGCACGGCGTCGTGCCCGGCCCGCAGGTCATCACCAAGCATCCTGACCTGTTCTGGGGCGTGGTGTCGTCGATGTGGGTTGGCAACCTGATGCTGGTCGTCATCAATCTGCCGCTGATCGGAATCTGGGTGAAATTCCTCAAGGTGCCGTATCACCTCTTGTTCCCGACCATCGTGCTATTCTGCTGCATCGGCATTTACTCGGTGAACTCGCGGCCGTCGGACGTGCTGGAGGTCGCTGCCTTCGGCGCGCTCGGTTATCTGTTCTACAAGCTCCGGTTCGAGCTGGCACCGCTTCTGCTTGGCCTCGTGCTTGGTTCAATGCTGGAAGACAACCTGCGGCGCGGCCTCATTCTCAGCAACGGCAATGTGTGGACCTTCCTGAGCGAGCCGCTGACGCTGGCGCTGCTCACCGCAGCGTTTCTCGCGCTGGGCTCGGCGCTGGTGCCGTCGTTCAGTAAGGGCCGCGAATTGCTGGTCGACGAAGATTAA
- a CDS encoding iron-containing alcohol dehydrogenase, translating to MSLFGTLRTPRNLVFGAGQRRALAGYGKALGSRALVVTDQRLSGDADFLQMIGSLKQAGLQVRVFDGTIAELPVECIARAVDAGKALGADLVIGIGGGSCIDAAKVAAVLLAHGGRISDYYGEFKVPGPVLPLISLPTTSGTGSEVTPVAVVTDPDRAVKVGIASPHIISNTAICDPEFTYSCPPGLTAVSGADALTHAIEAFTTMRREPTGSIVHEHVFLGKNVLSDNYALTAISYIAGSLKRAVDNGADKEARERLMLGATMAGLAFGTAGTAAAHAVQYPVGAMTHTPHGSGVAVMMPYVMEFNRGHCEPELAEIGRAMGLDLGARTVGEAAGATIDAVESLFASIGIPKTIADLGLVRAQLPTVAEQAMGSARLIKNNPRPIELATMATLVEAAFSGDRASLRSGA from the coding sequence TTGTCATTGTTCGGAACACTGCGCACACCGCGCAATCTCGTCTTCGGCGCCGGCCAGCGTCGGGCGCTCGCCGGCTATGGCAAGGCTCTGGGCAGCCGCGCGCTGGTCGTCACCGACCAGCGCCTGAGCGGCGACGCCGACTTTCTTCAGATGATCGGTTCGCTGAAACAGGCTGGCCTGCAGGTTCGCGTCTTCGACGGCACCATCGCTGAGCTGCCGGTCGAATGCATCGCGCGCGCCGTCGACGCCGGCAAGGCGCTTGGCGCCGATCTTGTTATCGGCATCGGCGGTGGCAGTTGCATCGACGCGGCGAAAGTCGCCGCAGTGCTGCTGGCGCATGGCGGCCGGATTTCCGACTACTACGGTGAGTTCAAGGTGCCGGGTCCGGTGCTGCCGCTCATCTCGCTGCCGACGACATCGGGCACCGGCTCGGAAGTGACTCCGGTCGCGGTCGTCACCGATCCCGATCGTGCGGTGAAGGTGGGGATCGCCTCGCCGCACATCATCAGCAATACCGCGATCTGCGATCCCGAATTCACATACTCCTGCCCACCGGGCCTCACTGCCGTGTCCGGCGCCGATGCGCTTACGCATGCCATCGAGGCCTTCACGACTATGCGCCGCGAGCCGACTGGCTCCATCGTTCACGAGCACGTCTTCCTCGGCAAGAACGTGCTCAGCGACAACTACGCGCTGACGGCGATCTCGTATATCGCGGGAAGTCTCAAGCGTGCGGTCGACAATGGCGCCGACAAGGAGGCACGCGAGCGCCTGATGCTCGGCGCGACCATGGCCGGGCTAGCCTTCGGCACCGCCGGTACCGCGGCGGCGCATGCCGTGCAGTATCCGGTCGGCGCCATGACGCACACGCCACATGGCTCCGGCGTCGCCGTGATGATGCCTTACGTGATGGAATTCAATCGCGGCCATTGCGAGCCGGAACTGGCCGAGATCGGCCGCGCGATGGGCCTCGATCTTGGCGCGCGCACGGTGGGGGAAGCGGCCGGCGCCACCATCGACGCGGTCGAAAGCCTGTTCGCTTCCATCGGCATTCCGAAGACCATCGCCGATCTCGGCTTGGTGAGGGCGCAACTGCCGACGGTCGCCGAACAGGCGATGGGCAGCGCGCGGCTCATCAAGAACAATCCGCGTCCGATTGAACTCGCAACTATGGCCACTTTGGTGGAGGCAGCCTTCTCAGGCGATCGGGCGAGCCTTCGTTCGGGTGCCTAA
- a CDS encoding tripartite tricarboxylate transporter substrate binding protein — protein MNRTSETRPLRSLAVAAVIAVATVAGGTASAQQYPAKNITAIVPFAAGGGADTQTRIWGAAIAPIIGHRIIVENNGAAAGIPGTKQGIAAEPDGYTVLMGVASTIAINPFSNKAADYKPLEDLQAVAMIGYTPYVLVVANNLNIKSFPELMKYGKENPGKLTYASWTSVGDLARRGLELRSGLAMTLVPYKGSVDAINDVVAGRASATIADSGSIMPFIKSGAVTPIAITTPQKSSSLPNVPTIDKLGVNDYIIDSWVAMFVPKKTPKAIVEYLNARSREALKTKAVQDRYAEVAIEYLDYSADETQAFMERQTKSWKTLIEQVNAKK, from the coding sequence ATGAATCGAACTTCGGAAACCCGTCCGCTGCGGAGCCTGGCCGTTGCCGCCGTAATCGCCGTTGCGACCGTTGCGGGTGGCACCGCCTCGGCCCAGCAATATCCCGCCAAGAACATCACCGCGATCGTGCCGTTTGCTGCCGGTGGCGGCGCCGACACGCAAACGCGCATCTGGGGCGCGGCGATCGCGCCGATCATCGGCCACCGTATCATCGTCGAGAACAATGGTGCCGCCGCCGGCATCCCCGGCACCAAGCAGGGCATCGCTGCCGAGCCGGACGGCTATACGGTGCTGATGGGCGTCGCCTCGACCATCGCCATCAATCCCTTCAGCAACAAGGCGGCCGACTACAAGCCGCTCGAAGATCTTCAGGCCGTCGCCATGATCGGCTACACGCCCTACGTCCTCGTGGTGGCGAACAATCTCAACATCAAGTCCTTTCCGGAGCTGATGAAGTACGGCAAGGAAAACCCCGGCAAGCTGACTTATGCGAGCTGGACCAGTGTCGGCGATCTTGCGCGTCGCGGCCTCGAGCTGCGCTCGGGTCTCGCCATGACGCTCGTGCCGTACAAGGGTTCGGTGGACGCCATCAACGACGTCGTCGCGGGACGCGCTTCGGCCACCATCGCCGACTCAGGGTCGATCATGCCGTTCATCAAGTCGGGTGCCGTGACGCCGATCGCGATCACCACGCCGCAAAAGTCGTCGTCGCTGCCGAACGTGCCGACAATCGACAAGCTCGGCGTCAACGACTACATCATCGATTCCTGGGTCGCGATGTTCGTGCCGAAGAAGACGCCGAAGGCCATCGTCGAGTATCTCAACGCCAGATCGCGCGAGGCGCTCAAGACCAAGGCCGTGCAGGACCGCTACGCAGAAGTCGCGATCGAGTATCTCGACTACAGTGCCGACGAAACGCAGGCCTTCATGGAGCGCCAGACCAAGAGCTGGAAGACTCTCATCGAGCAGGTCAACGCCAAGAAGTAA
- a CDS encoding tripartite tricarboxylate transporter TctB family protein yields the protein MTSHHTKPQQTVVPRFERVDVIGGALMVFIAALIWFGASALDGGTLVRIGSGALPRGLAVLLFVAGAAVLVQGLLQGNDRAERVYLAVRPSAIVLAAIVLFGLFIRGGNFGLFSTPQLGLIIVGPLTVFIAGSATPEMDLKSLIVLSFGLTAAMLLIFMDLLSVTIPVFPKFIQDPLTFAIGIDALVRIAYVAYAAIAAVLYVFFFGLPEMRRG from the coding sequence GTGACATCGCATCACACCAAGCCGCAGCAGACAGTCGTCCCGCGTTTTGAGCGGGTCGACGTGATCGGAGGCGCGCTGATGGTCTTCATCGCCGCCTTGATCTGGTTCGGCGCGAGCGCCCTCGACGGCGGCACGCTGGTCCGGATCGGTTCCGGCGCACTGCCGCGGGGCCTGGCCGTTCTTCTGTTCGTGGCCGGTGCCGCCGTTCTCGTTCAGGGCTTGCTGCAGGGCAACGACCGGGCCGAGCGCGTCTATCTGGCGGTTCGTCCGTCGGCGATCGTGCTCGCCGCCATCGTGCTGTTCGGCCTTTTCATTCGTGGCGGCAATTTCGGCCTGTTCTCGACGCCGCAGCTCGGTCTGATAATCGTCGGTCCGCTGACGGTGTTCATCGCCGGCAGTGCGACGCCGGAAATGGATTTGAAGAGCCTGATCGTGTTGTCCTTCGGCCTGACCGCCGCGATGCTGCTGATCTTCATGGACCTGCTCAGCGTCACCATCCCGGTGTTTCCGAAGTTCATCCAGGACCCGCTGACCTTCGCGATCGGTATCGACGCGCTGGTGCGGATTGCCTACGTCGCCTATGCGGCGATCGCGGCGGTGCTGTACGTCTTCTTCTTCGGTCTGCCGGAGATGCGGCGTGGCTGA
- a CDS encoding SDR family oxidoreductase — protein MQQVVIVTGASSGIGAATARMLGAAGAHVVVNYNSSKELADGVVGDIVKAGGKGIAVKANMGVEADIVRMFEETDKAFGRLTGLVNNAGVNGPQHRTADTYDFKEAMDIFAVNAVGVLICCREGIKRMSTKFGGKGGAIVNISSIGALTGSPGRFTHYAGSKAAVDTMTKGLAVEVARDGVRINSIRPGMIDTPIHAKAGQADRVAEFAAKNPLGRAGRPEEVAEAVIWLLSDKASLVTGAVLDVMGAQR, from the coding sequence ATGCAGCAGGTTGTCATCGTTACCGGCGCGAGCAGCGGCATTGGCGCCGCCACCGCGCGCATGCTGGGCGCCGCCGGCGCCCATGTCGTCGTCAATTACAACAGCTCGAAGGAACTGGCCGACGGCGTCGTCGGCGACATCGTCAAGGCCGGCGGCAAGGGTATCGCCGTCAAGGCCAATATGGGCGTTGAGGCCGATATCGTCCGGATGTTCGAGGAAACGGACAAGGCGTTCGGGCGGCTGACCGGCCTCGTTAACAATGCCGGGGTCAACGGCCCGCAGCATCGCACTGCCGACACCTACGATTTCAAGGAGGCGATGGATATCTTCGCCGTCAACGCGGTCGGCGTGCTGATCTGCTGTCGCGAGGGCATCAAGCGCATGTCCACCAAATTCGGCGGCAAGGGCGGCGCGATCGTCAACATCTCCTCCATCGGCGCGCTCACCGGTTCGCCGGGACGCTTCACCCATTACGCCGGCTCCAAGGCCGCGGTCGACACCATGACCAAGGGTCTGGCTGTCGAGGTGGCGCGAGATGGCGTCCGCATTAATTCAATCCGTCCGGGCATGATTGACACGCCGATTCACGCCAAGGCCGGGCAGGCGGACCGGGTTGCGGAATTCGCCGCCAAGAACCCGCTCGGTCGCGCTGGCCGGCCGGAGGAAGTGGCCGAAGCCGTCATCTGGTTGCTGTCGGACAAGGCCTCGCTCGTGACGGGCGCCGTGCTCGATGTGATGGGTGCCCAGCGCTAA